The Halanaerobium saccharolyticum subsp. saccharolyticum DSM 6643 genomic sequence TCTTTTCTGATTCAGAATTTTTTGTTTCACTTCGATTCACCTTAATTTTTACTATTGTAGCAGTTAGTTTGGAAACTATTATTGGAATGTTATTTGCTTTAATTATGAATCAAAAAATTCCAGGCCAAAGTATTATAAGAACTGCTGTATTGGTGCCATGGGCTATACCAACAATTGTTTCTGGACTAATGTGGAAGTTTATGTATAGTCAGCAATATGGTGTTATAAATTATATTTTGAAAATACTTAAAATAATAACAGAAGATTTACCATGGTTAAGTGATGCATATCTGGCAGTGGTTGCAACTATTATAGCAGATGTCTGGAAAACTACTCCTTATATGTCTTTATTGATTCTATCAGGATTACAAACTATCCCGAGACAGATGTATGAGGCAGCTGCTATAGATGGTGCAAATAAATTTCAACAATTTATAAACATTACTATTCCTTTAATAAAGCCTGTACTATCAGTTGCAATACTTTTTCGTACACTTGCCACTTTTAGGATTTATGCTCTAATATCAGTTTTAACAAGTGGTGGCCCAGCAAATGCAACCCAAAGTCTTTCTCTTTATACTATTAAAACATATTTTAATTTTGGTAATTTAGGGTATGGAGCAGCTTTAGCTACTGTAACTTTTATAATATCTTTAATTATAAGTATGTTTTTTCTTGATGCTCTAAAAAGAAAACTTGCGAGGTGATCTAACCAGATGCTTAAAACATTAAAAAAAGCATTACAGAAGATAGGTTATTTTATTTTTTTTGTGTTTTTTGTAAGTTCAATTGCGTTTCCATTTTTTTGGCAGTTTATTAATTCATTTAAAACTCAGAGGGATCTTTTTAGTGTGCCACCTACTTTTTGGCCGCAGGTTTGGACTCTTGAAAATTATATACAGGCTTTTACTAGACAACCATTTTTATTATACATTAAAAATAGTTTTGTAATTGCTATTTTAAGTACAATTATTGCTATTACTGTTGGTAGTTTGGCAAGCTATTCTATTTCTCGCACAAGAATAAGATTTAAAAAAGTATATTTAATTATTCTCTTAAGTATTACTCTGCTGCCACCAATTACAATTATTAACCCGATTTATTTACTTATGCGATCATTAAATCTTTTAAATACTTATCTTGGTTTAGCAATTGTAAATATTGTATTTGCGCTGCCGCTTGCAGTTTGGTTTTTATCTAGTTTTTTTGACACAATTCCAGAAGAATTAGAAGAGAGTGCGTTAATTGATGGTGCAACAATATTTCAGGCTTTTTATAAAATAATTTTACCATTAGTTGCTCCCGGAATTTTCACTGTTAGTATCCTTGTCTTTATTGCTGCTTGGAATCAGTATTTGTTTGCTCAAATATTAAATCCACTTAAAATTAGACGAACAATAACAGTTGGAATCACACTTTATCAAACCGATTACACTGTACCATGGGGAACTATTTCTGCAGCTTCAATAATAGTAACTGTTCCATTAATTGTGTTAGTGTTGATTTTACAGAGGAAGATAATTTCTGGTTTATTAGAAGGTGGGGTAAAGGGTTAAAAAACTCATAGTTTACAGAGATTTAACATTAAAATAGATTAATTTGGGTAGAGCCGCCTTTTTATAGGAGGCTCTTTTTGCTATAATGGAGATAGTGACTTATCTAAATTAACCACAACTTTCGCTACGGTTTTCATTTACAACTGATTATGAGTTTTTCTAACTCGCTTCGCTCAGACATGGAAAAACTTTTTTTCATAATCAGTTGTATTCAAACCTACTTCAGTTGAAGTGTTAATTTAGATAAATCACTATTTCTGGAGAATAATTGTAGTTTTGATTAGTATCTTAATCCAGCAGATTGTTTTAATGAAAGTCAAATAATCCTGAATATAAAAATTGGTATTTATAAGATCAAAATAAGAAATCCGGGAGGATTTATAATGGAAAAAATTCTTGTAGTAGAAGATGAAAAAAATATTAGAGAATTAATTAAATTTAATGTTGAGAATGCGGGCTATGAAGTTGAAACTGCAGTAGATGGTGAAGAAGCGCTGGCTAAATTATCAGAAGAAATTGATCTTGTAGTTTTAGATTTAATGATGCCTGAAATTGATGGAATGGAAGTATGTCGGCGTATGAGAGCTAGAGAGAAGCTGCGTCATATTCCAATAATTATGCTGACAGCTAAAGGGGAAGAAGTTGAGAGAATTCTTGGTTTAGAAATGGGTGCGGATGATTATATGACTAAACCTTTTAGTCCGCGGGAATTAATTGCTAGAATTAAAGCTATTTTTAGACGAATTAAAGAATTTAAAGTTGAAAATGAAAAAATAAAAGATGAAGTTATTGAAGTTGGTAAATTAAAGTTAGACATTTCAAGACATGAAGTTGTTTATGGAGAGGAAAAAATTGTTTTAACTCCAAAAGAATTTGAACTGCTTCGGTATTTAATTATCAATCAGGGTAGAGTTTTAAGTCGGGATCTTCTTTTAGAAAAAATATGGGGTTATGAATACGCTGGAGATACTAGAACAGTAGATGTTCACATCAGAAGAATCAGGAAAAAAATAAATGCTGATTATATAGCTACTGTCAGAGGGGTGGGGTATAAATTTGTTAAAATGGAATAAACTTGGTATAAAAAACCGTTTGATTATTATTTTCATTGTCATTCAACTTTTAATAATTGGTTTAAGTTTTTATTATTTTAGTACAAATCACCGGGAATTCTATTTAGAACAAGAAAAAATAAGTTTAGAACATTATTCAGAGTTAATGTTAAATGATATAGAAACAGCTGAAATTAAAAATGAAAGTTTAAGTTTAGAAAAAAAAGCAGCTGATTGGGCGGATGATTCTGAGACCAGGATTACAATTATCGCTGCCGATGGTAAGGTACTTGCTGATTCACATTATGATATTACAGAAATGGATAATCACCGTAATCGACCAGAAATTTCAGAGGCTATTCGAAGCCGCAGTTCAGGTAATGAAATTCGTTATAGTGAAACAATTGGTGAGGAAATGTTATATTATGCAGTTGCAATTATTGATAAGGGAGAGATAATCGGAATATTAAGAACTGCTCGTCCACTTGAATTTATTAGAAGTGTATTAATTGAAGATATCAAAAGTTATTTATTTTTCTTTATTATTCTTGCAGTTATTACGATCTTTTTAGGTTGGCGATTAACCTACAGTATAGTAAAACCTTTAGAAACTGTTACTGAAACAGCAGAAAAAATTTCTGAGGGAGATTTAGCACAACGGATACCTGTCAGAAGATATAATAGTGAAATTGAGAAATTAGCAAGAATGTTCAATTTCATGGCTGATGAGCTAGAAGATAAAATTATAGAAATATCACAAGAAAAAAATAAAATTGAAGCTATTTTGGAAAGTATGGTAGATGGTGTAATTGCTGTTGATGAAAGTGGTGAAATATCTTTAATTAACACAGCTGCTCGAAGAATTTTTAATATTGAAGCAGAAGAAATTGAAGGTAAAAGTTTAATAACTACTCTTTTTAATCATAGAATAGACATGTATCTACAACGAGCTTTTGATACAAAAGAAAGTATTAAGCGGGAAATAAAATATAAGAATCCAGATGAAAAAATTATTCAAGCTACATTTATTCCTTTGTTGGATGACGAAAAGAAAGTAAATGGAGGATTAATTGTACTTACTGATATAACTGAATTGAGGAAATTAGAAACAGTACGCAATGATTTTGTAGCAAATGTTTCTCACGAATTGAGAACTCCACTGACTTCAATGGTAGGTTATTTAGATACACTTTTGGAGAGCAATATTCAAGATCCGGAGACTAGAGATAGATTTTTAAAGATTATTAAAGAAGAAACTGACAGACTGTCTATTTTAATTAAAGATCTTCTTAACTTATCAAAAATTGAATCTAAATCTTTTGATTTAAAGGTAGATAACTTTGAAGAAATATTAAACAAAGTTGTGAATCTATTAAAGAAAAATGCTGAGGATAAAGATATTAAGCTTAAAGTTGAAATAGCTGATGAATTGCCACCTGTTTATATGGTTAGAGAACAGATTAAACAGGTATTGATAAATTTAATTGATAATGCAATAAAATATACTCCTGAGGGTGGAAAAATCAAAATAAATGTAGAAGAAGAAGGCGATAAAGTTTATTTTTCTGTTAAAGATAGTGGAATGGGGATACCTAAAGCTGATCAGGAAAGAATTTTTGAAAGGTTTTATAGAGTTGATAAGGCTCGGAGTCGTTCACTTGGGGGTACTGGAATTGGACTTTCTATTGTGCGTAATATTATTAAACAGCACGGTAGTAATATACAGGTGAAAAGTCGTGAAGGTGTGGGTAGTGAATTCTTTTTTTATTTAAAGTCTGCAAAATAAAAAAGACAGCTCCAATTTTAAAAATAAATAAAAGCACAAAAAAAGAACTCTTCCTCATAAAAAAGGAAGAGTTTTTTTGAAATAAGATACCCTAAGTTAGCAGTTTCCGCCACAAGAGCAGCCTTGATCAGGGTTGAGTATATTTGAAATTTCTCCATTGACTGAATTCATTAATTGATTAAATTGTTTTTGGCTCTGAAAATAATTATTAACTTTTTCATTTGAGAGCATTTCTTTCTGTAAGGATTGTAATTCTTCTTTTAATTCATCATTTGATCTGTCAGTAGCAAATTTTTGCTGTTTTTCTTCAAAACGATCTAAAAGCTCTACTGCTTCCTGATCAGATTCTAAAACTGTTTCTGCTTTTTCCAAAGTTGAATATTCTTCTGAATCAACCAATAATTCTCCCAATTCTTGTGCTTTTTCTAAAATTTTAGACATTAACAAACCTCCATTTGATTTAATATTAATTGCTTAGTTATTCTTTTGACGCTCCTCGGGGCAAGCCCACGAGGTTTGCGAGCAGACTTTCACTCTGACACTTAGTATATCAGTTATTTGGTTAAATATAAAATTTTTTAACTAATTTCAGTAAATTAATAGTTTTTATCACACCGATTTAGAATATTATTAAGTTTATTTTTTACTAAGTCAAAATTATCTTCATTTAAACTGTAATCAATCCAGCGACCTCGTTTTGAAGTTTTAACAAGATCTGCTTCTTTTAGTATTTTTAAATGATGAGAAACATTTGGTTGACTTATTTCTAAGAGGTTAACAAAATGACAGCTGCATAGACTTTTAGAGCTCAGCAGATTAATCATCTGCAATCTATTTTTATCAGCGATAGCTTTTAACATTTTTACTATTTTTTTATTATCATCCATTAATATTTTCCTCTTTTCTGACTTTTGCATTCTCTACAAGCTCAGAAAATAAGTTAATGAAACAGCTGTAGTTGTTTATTAAATCTTCAGGATGCCATTGAACTCCAATTAAAAAAGATTTGGATTTATTTTCTACAGCTTCAATTATACCACATTCAGATTTAGCAACAATATTTAAATTCTTAGCAGTTTTTTTAATTGCTTGATGATGGTGAGAATTAACTTTTAATTGATTTGTTCCCAAAATTTTATTTAGAAGAGTGTTTTCCATTATATTTACTTTATGGTTCACGTATTCTCGATTTTCTCTTTTTTCTAAATCTAAAGGAAGATGGCTGAAATTACAGTTTAATTGATGATCAATATCTTGATACAAGCTTCCTCCCAGAGCAACATTAATTAACTGCATTCCTCTACAAATACCTAAAATAGGAATTTTAGCTTTATAAGCTGCTTTAAATAAAGATATTTCCCATTTATCTCGGTCAGGATTTATATTTTCTAATTCAATCACATTATCTTCACCATAGCTTGACGGAGCAACATCTTCACCCCCACTTAAAACTAAAGCATCAATCAAATCAATATATTCTTTAAGTTTTTTAGTGCTGTCAAAAGGAGGAATGATAATTGGTGTTCCGTTGGCTCTATAAACAGCATTAATATAGCTGCAGCGAATTTTAGTATATTTTTTTTTCACAGGCACAAAAAGATGTAATTCCAACAACAGGTGAATTCATAATAGATCAGTCCTTTAATTGACATATTTAAATATATTTATATATTATAAGAAGTTTATTTTTTTGTCAAATATCAAACTTAACAAAATAGCTAATAATTTTCAATAATCAATCATCACATACCGATATATATTGATATGTATAATGATTTTTTTATAATAATTTTTTCAAAAATTACAAATTCAGCAACGCAAACCAAAAAGTTTTTAATTATCAAGCTTGCTATTATAAAGATATTAGACATTATAATCACAGGTGATAACTTTATAGTAAAATTCATTTGACATGAGAAAAAAATTACTATATAATCACATTAGTTAATATTAATATCAAAAGGAGAGATGGCATATGGACGAATTACTTAAATTTTTAAAATGTATAGCGGATGAGAACCGTCTTAAAATATTAAAGCTGCTGCTTGATGGTCAATATTGTGTTTGTCAGCTTCAAGAATTATTAGATAAATCACAATCCAGTGTTTCTCAACATTTAAGTTATTTTAAAGATTTAAATCTTTTAAGTGAAGAGAAAAGTGGTAAGTGGATATATTATTCTATAGATAGAACTGTATATGATAGTTATTTAGCAAAGGTGATTGCTTTAAAAGCAGATTCTTTGAACGAGTTAAATTTAACTGAACTTCAAAATAGATTAAATAATTTAGATACTGCAGCAGAAATCAGAACAGCAAATAAAGGAAGGGGATGTTGTTAGTGTTTGAAATATTTATCAGATTTGCGGATTTAATGACTTATAATTTATTTGGCATAGAAGAAGGTACGAGACTAGCAGATTCAGTTCATTTTTTCTTCTATGATACGACAAAGATTATCTTTTTGCTTTCGATAATGATCTTTTTTATCTCAATTGTTAGGAGTTACTTTCCACCGGAAAAGACAAAAAAACTTTTAAGCAACTATAAAAAGATAACAGGACATATTATGGCTTCGCTGCTAGGAGTTGTTACACCATTTTGTTCCTGTTCTTCAGTCCCAATTTTTATTGGTTTTGTCGAATCGGGAATACCTCTAGGAGTTACTTTTTCTTTTTTAATAACATCTCCAATTGTTAATGAGGTAGCTCTGGTTATGTTATATACCATTTTTGGCTGGAAAATAGGTACACTTTATCTTGTTAGTGGTATTTTAGTTGGAATAGTTGGTGGAATTGTAATCGAGGCTTTAGGAATGGAAAAGCAGGTGGAAGAATATGTTTACCAGATAAGTGCTGAAGAAAGTGAAATTGAAGAACTCAACTGGAGTGACAGAATTAATTTTGCTAAAGCAGAAGTTAAAGAAATTGTGAGCAGAGTCTGGCTTTATGTTATAATTGGTATTGGTATTGGAGCTGCCATTCACGGTTATGCACCAGCAGAATTACTGGCTCAATACGCAGGCGCAGATAATCCTTTATCTGTAATTGCTGCAGTCATTGTGGGGATTCCACTTTATGCTAATGCAGTTGGAACAATTCCAATTGTGGAGGCCTTAATGGGTAAAGGAGTTGCTTTAGGAACTGCTTTAAGCTTTATGATGGCAACAACTGCTTTATCTTTACCGGCAATGATTATTTTACGTAAAGTTATAAAACCAAAGTTAATAACAGTTTTTATAACAGTTGTTGGAATTTCAATTATTGGTGTTGGTTATATGTTTAATTTTGTTATGAGTTTTGTTTAAAATTGTAATTAATGATAATTAAATTATCATTAAAATAAATAAAAAAATAAGAGGAGTGTTAATTATGAAAATCACTATTTATGGACCAGGATGTAAAAATTGTGTCAATTTAGCTGATAATGCTAAAAAAGCAATTGAGGAAACAGGTGTTGAAGCTGAAATAGTTAAAGTAGAAGATATGAAAGAAATTGCAATGGCTGGAATTATGAGTACACCTGCTATTGGAATTGATGGAGAGGTTAAAATAAAAGGTAAAGTTGCAAGTGTAGAAGAAATAAAAAAATTAATTTCTTAATTTAAATTATTATAAAAAATATTAGAACTACTATTTGGGATACCTAATTGAATATAAATAGGTATCCTTTTTTTCTTTTATATTACTGTTTAAATAGAAGGCTTATTATTAAGGGGGAGCTATTATGTTTAAAGATGGCAAAGTATTACTAGCTACAGACTTTTCTAAAAATGCAGAAAAATTAGTTGATTCTTTAGTGAAATTAAAAGATTTTGGGATTAAAAATGTTTTAATTTTACAGGTTTTAGAAAATGATTTTGGTAGTCTAGAAGCGGTTGAATATGCTAAAAAAGCTGATAAAAAATTATTAGAAAATAGCAGAAAAAAAGCAGAAGAGATAGGTATGAAGGCTGCAACAACTGTAAAAGAAGGAAAACCTTATAAAGAAATTATTAAAACTGCTGAAAAAGAAAATTGTCAGTTAATATTATTGGCTTCTCATGGTGGTGGGGTTATAAAAGAAATTCTTCTTGGTAGTAATACTCGAAATATAATTAGAAAAAGTAAAGTGCCAGTTTTCATTGAAAAATTTAGAGATGAAAACAATAATAAAAAAATAGCCGTAGATAGTATTCAAAAAATATTATTACCTTTAGATTTTTCTGGTTCTACTGATCAGGTACTAGAAATGATTAAAAGAATGAGTAAACCATCAGAAAAGATAATACTCACTTCTATAATAGAAAGTAGTGATGATCTGCAGGAATTGAATGAGAAAAAAGAGATAACGGAAAAAAAATTAAAAGATATTCAGAACAAATTAAGAACTGATAATATAAGCAGTAGCTATGATATAGAAGTTCGTCACGGTGATCCTGCTCAAAATATTATTGAAATTGCTGAAGAAAAAGATTCAGATTTAATTGTTATTTCTACAAAAGGTAAAGGCAATCTTAAAGAACTATTAATTGGCAGTACAGCAGTAAAGGTTGCTGAAAAATCACCAATACCCGTATTGCTTGTCCCTGTAAAAAAGAATAATAGATAGAAAAGTATTTAAAACTCCATTTAAACATTTCAAATTATATCTAATCAAAAACCAAATCTTATTGACATATGTTCATAATGTTGATAATATTTAGATGAAATTAAATAATCAGGGGAGATGTTTAAATGGATAATATTTTTATCTTAGCTACCTTTATGGCCATGGTCGGTAAAGGTGGAGGTAACTTTTATTTGCTGGCCATGATTTCGGCTGGGGTTGCAATGACAGATGCAGCGACAACTTCTCAATTAATTATGATGACAACAGCTGGAGTGTCGATGCTGGTTTTTAATAAAAGCAAAAGGATTGATTGGAAACTGGCGTTAATAATTGATCCAGCTACTGATGTTATGGCTTTTGTAGGTGGTTATCTGGCAGGTGGCTTTGATGATCATATTCTTAAATTAATTTTTGCAGGAGTATTGATTGTTGTTTCTTTCTTTATGTTTTTACCAGTTAAAGAGAGAAAAATAAGCTCAGAAAATAAATTTGGTTACTGGAAAAGAGAATTTAATGGCTATCATTATATAGTTAACCTCTGGTTTGCAATTCCAATTGCGGCTATAACCGGTTTTTTTGCTGGAGCGATTGGAATCTCAGGCGGATCATTTAAAGTCCCCTTAATGGTTTTAGCATGTGGAGTACCAATTACAGTTGCAGTCGGTACCTCTTCTGCCATGGTTGCCGTAACAGCTTTAACCGGTTTTCTTGGGCATAGTTTTCATGGAGATATTAATTTAGGATTATCTATTCCTCTGGCTTTGATTGCAGTAATTGGTGGAATAGTTGGCAGTAGAACTGCAATCAATATAGAGAGCAAAAATTTGAAGTCAGTATTTGCTTTGATAAATACTGCTGCTGCAATATTTATGATCGTTAATATTTTAAATTAGAGATGATAAATTTTTAAAGAATTAAGATTTACATAATTATAGCTTTAATATAAATCACTTATTTTTTATATTTTTTGATTTAAATAGATTTTTTTAGTATACTAATGATAGAATATAAGTTTAGATGAAAATTTTAAGAATTTTTATAATAAACTGGGGGTTTTTATTAATGTCAAAAGTAATGACAAAAGCAGAAAAATTAGCCGATGCAATTGTAGAATCAGATGAATTTGTAGCTATGGTAAATGCAGAAGAGAAAATAGATTCTGATCAGGATGCGTCAGAATTAGTTGATCAAATCGAGGATTTACAGAAGAAAATTGATAAAAATAAAGAAAGTGAAAAATTAAAGAAAAAGATGGCATCTCTGCAAAAGACTATGTGGCAGAATGAAAAAATAAAATCATTTATGCAAAAACAGCAAAAGTTTAATAAATTAATGTCTAAAGTCCATAAAAGGATTAATCAAAAATTATCTCCAAAAGCTTCTGAAAATAATCCTAAATAATATTAAAAGTTAAAGATTGATATAAATCTCATAATCTTAATTGAGCTTGATCTTAAAGAATCTAATATAAATAAATTTTAAATAATTTATTAATGATTAAAACCGCCTTCTGGGCGGTTTTTTCTTTTGTTAACATTTTATTAACATAAGTGACATACTGCTGTAACATTAGCCTGTTATTATTTTAATCAGAGTCAAGTTAAATAAAAAATCAAAATTCCTTAAGGGGGAAAATATTAATGAGAAAAGTTACAACATTATTTTTTGTTCTTGCACTTTTAGTTATGGCAGTACTTCCAGCAGGTGTTGCTGCAGAGGAGCTTGAAGGTACAGTCAAGATTGATGGTTCCAGTACGGTTTATCCAGTAACTCAGGCAATGGCAGAAGAATTTTCTTATGTAAATCCTAGAGTAAGAGTTACAGTTGGTGTTTCTGGTTCAGGTGGAGGTTTTGCTAAATTTAATATAGGTGAGACAGATTTAAGTAATGCTTCTCGTGAGATTAAAGAGTCTGAAGCAGAAATTGCAGCTGAAAATGGAATCGAATTTACTCAGTTTATTGTTGGTTATGATGGAATTACAGTTGCTGTTAATCCAGAAAATGACTGGGCAAATGATCTGACTGTTGAAGAACTAAAAATGATCTGGGAACCAAATTCCAGTGTTGAAACCTGGAGTGATGTTAGAGCAGAATGGCCAGATGAAGAAATTGATCTTTATGGTCCTGGTGCAGATTCTGGTACTTTTGATTATTTTACTGAAGAGATTAATGGTAAAAGTGGAGCCAGCCGTTCCGATTTTACAGCCAGTGAAGATGATAATGTATTAGTTAGAGGAATTTCTGGTAACAAATATGCACTTGGATATTTCGGTTATGCTTATTATGCAGAAAACAGTGATTCTTTAAAAGCAGTAGCAGTAAATGGTGTGCTACCTTCTCCAGAAACAATTGCTGCTCAAGAATATACACCTCTTGCCAGACCATTATTTGTTTACGCTAAAAATTCAGCTGTGCAGCGTCCCGAGGTTGAAGCTTTCTTGAAGTTCTATTTTGAAAATGCTCAGGAAATTGTACCACAGGTTGGATATGCACCACTTCCATCTTATGATGAAGTATTAGCTAAAGTTGAAGAATTAGCAAACTAAAAGAAAATAATTTATAAAATAAAAATCTTAAATAACTGTCAAAAGGGGCGTGAATTGCCCCTTTTTAGGCAGTTTAAATTTCATAA encodes the following:
- a CDS encoding carbohydrate ABC transporter permease, producing the protein MKIRAKEKMGYFFLIPSLILIAVLVIYPVFETIRLSFYNYRIQTLALGETFVGFDNFKRIFSDSEFFVSLRFTLIFTIVAVSLETIIGMLFALIMNQKIPGQSIIRTAVLVPWAIPTIVSGLMWKFMYSQQYGVINYILKILKIITEDLPWLSDAYLAVVATIIADVWKTTPYMSLLILSGLQTIPRQMYEAAAIDGANKFQQFINITIPLIKPVLSVAILFRTLATFRIYALISVLTSGGPANATQSLSLYTIKTYFNFGNLGYGAALATVTFIISLIISMFFLDALKRKLAR
- a CDS encoding carbohydrate ABC transporter permease yields the protein MLKTLKKALQKIGYFIFFVFFVSSIAFPFFWQFINSFKTQRDLFSVPPTFWPQVWTLENYIQAFTRQPFLLYIKNSFVIAILSTIIAITVGSLASYSISRTRIRFKKVYLIILLSITLLPPITIINPIYLLMRSLNLLNTYLGLAIVNIVFALPLAVWFLSSFFDTIPEELEESALIDGATIFQAFYKIILPLVAPGIFTVSILVFIAAWNQYLFAQILNPLKIRRTITVGITLYQTDYTVPWGTISAASIIVTVPLIVLVLILQRKIISGLLEGGVKG
- a CDS encoding response regulator transcription factor yields the protein MEKILVVEDEKNIRELIKFNVENAGYEVETAVDGEEALAKLSEEIDLVVLDLMMPEIDGMEVCRRMRAREKLRHIPIIMLTAKGEEVERILGLEMGADDYMTKPFSPRELIARIKAIFRRIKEFKVENEKIKDEVIEVGKLKLDISRHEVVYGEEKIVLTPKEFELLRYLIINQGRVLSRDLLLEKIWGYEYAGDTRTVDVHIRRIRKKINADYIATVRGVGYKFVKME
- the pnpS gene encoding two-component system histidine kinase PnpS encodes the protein MLKWNKLGIKNRLIIIFIVIQLLIIGLSFYYFSTNHREFYLEQEKISLEHYSELMLNDIETAEIKNESLSLEKKAADWADDSETRITIIAADGKVLADSHYDITEMDNHRNRPEISEAIRSRSSGNEIRYSETIGEEMLYYAVAIIDKGEIIGILRTARPLEFIRSVLIEDIKSYLFFFIILAVITIFLGWRLTYSIVKPLETVTETAEKISEGDLAQRIPVRRYNSEIEKLARMFNFMADELEDKIIEISQEKNKIEAILESMVDGVIAVDESGEISLINTAARRIFNIEAEEIEGKSLITTLFNHRIDMYLQRAFDTKESIKREIKYKNPDEKIIQATFIPLLDDEKKVNGGLIVLTDITELRKLETVRNDFVANVSHELRTPLTSMVGYLDTLLESNIQDPETRDRFLKIIKEETDRLSILIKDLLNLSKIESKSFDLKVDNFEEILNKVVNLLKKNAEDKDIKLKVEIADELPPVYMVREQIKQVLINLIDNAIKYTPEGGKIKINVEEEGDKVYFSVKDSGMGIPKADQERIFERFYRVDKARSRSLGGTGIGLSIVRNIIKQHGSNIQVKSREGVGSEFFFYLKSAK
- a CDS encoding YlbF family regulator, coding for MSKILEKAQELGELLVDSEEYSTLEKAETVLESDQEAVELLDRFEEKQQKFATDRSNDELKEELQSLQKEMLSNEKVNNYFQSQKQFNQLMNSVNGEISNILNPDQGCSCGGNC
- a CDS encoding ArsR/SmtB family transcription factor; this translates as MDDNKKIVKMLKAIADKNRLQMINLLSSKSLCSCHFVNLLEISQPNVSHHLKILKEADLVKTSKRGRWIDYSLNEDNFDLVKNKLNNILNRCDKNY
- a CDS encoding gamma-glutamyl-gamma-aminobutyrate hydrolase family protein, with product MKKKYTKIRCSYINAVYRANGTPIIIPPFDSTKKLKEYIDLIDALVLSGGEDVAPSSYGEDNVIELENINPDRDKWEISLFKAAYKAKIPILGICRGMQLINVALGGSLYQDIDHQLNCNFSHLPLDLEKRENREYVNHKVNIMENTLLNKILGTNQLKVNSHHHQAIKKTAKNLNIVAKSECGIIEAVENKSKSFLIGVQWHPEDLINNYSCFINLFSELVENAKVRKEENING
- a CDS encoding ArsR/SmtB family transcription factor encodes the protein MDELLKFLKCIADENRLKILKLLLDGQYCVCQLQELLDKSQSSVSQHLSYFKDLNLLSEEKSGKWIYYSIDRTVYDSYLAKVIALKADSLNELNLTELQNRLNNLDTAAEIRTANKGRGCC
- a CDS encoding permease — translated: MLLVFEIFIRFADLMTYNLFGIEEGTRLADSVHFFFYDTTKIIFLLSIMIFFISIVRSYFPPEKTKKLLSNYKKITGHIMASLLGVVTPFCSCSSVPIFIGFVESGIPLGVTFSFLITSPIVNEVALVMLYTIFGWKIGTLYLVSGILVGIVGGIVIEALGMEKQVEEYVYQISAEESEIEELNWSDRINFAKAEVKEIVSRVWLYVIIGIGIGAAIHGYAPAELLAQYAGADNPLSVIAAVIVGIPLYANAVGTIPIVEALMGKGVALGTALSFMMATTALSLPAMIILRKVIKPKLITVFITVVGISIIGVGYMFNFVMSFV
- a CDS encoding thioredoxin family protein; amino-acid sequence: MKITIYGPGCKNCVNLADNAKKAIEETGVEAEIVKVEDMKEIAMAGIMSTPAIGIDGEVKIKGKVASVEEIKKLIS
- a CDS encoding universal stress protein, whose translation is MFKDGKVLLATDFSKNAEKLVDSLVKLKDFGIKNVLILQVLENDFGSLEAVEYAKKADKKLLENSRKKAEEIGMKAATTVKEGKPYKEIIKTAEKENCQLILLASHGGGVIKEILLGSNTRNIIRKSKVPVFIEKFRDENNNKKIAVDSIQKILLPLDFSGSTDQVLEMIKRMSKPSEKIILTSIIESSDDLQELNEKKEITEKKLKDIQNKLRTDNISSSYDIEVRHGDPAQNIIEIAEEKDSDLIVISTKGKGNLKELLIGSTAVKVAEKSPIPVLLVPVKKNNR
- a CDS encoding sulfite exporter TauE/SafE family protein, which translates into the protein MDNIFILATFMAMVGKGGGNFYLLAMISAGVAMTDAATTSQLIMMTTAGVSMLVFNKSKRIDWKLALIIDPATDVMAFVGGYLAGGFDDHILKLIFAGVLIVVSFFMFLPVKERKISSENKFGYWKREFNGYHYIVNLWFAIPIAAITGFFAGAIGISGGSFKVPLMVLACGVPITVAVGTSSAMVAVTALTGFLGHSFHGDINLGLSIPLALIAVIGGIVGSRTAINIESKNLKSVFALINTAAAIFMIVNILN
- a CDS encoding YlbF family regulator, with translation MSKVMTKAEKLADAIVESDEFVAMVNAEEKIDSDQDASELVDQIEDLQKKIDKNKESEKLKKKMASLQKTMWQNEKIKSFMQKQQKFNKLMSKVHKRINQKLSPKASENNPK
- a CDS encoding PstS family phosphate ABC transporter substrate-binding protein, with protein sequence MRKVTTLFFVLALLVMAVLPAGVAAEELEGTVKIDGSSTVYPVTQAMAEEFSYVNPRVRVTVGVSGSGGGFAKFNIGETDLSNASREIKESEAEIAAENGIEFTQFIVGYDGITVAVNPENDWANDLTVEELKMIWEPNSSVETWSDVRAEWPDEEIDLYGPGADSGTFDYFTEEINGKSGASRSDFTASEDDNVLVRGISGNKYALGYFGYAYYAENSDSLKAVAVNGVLPSPETIAAQEYTPLARPLFVYAKNSAVQRPEVEAFLKFYFENAQEIVPQVGYAPLPSYDEVLAKVEELAN